Proteins co-encoded in one Micropterus dolomieu isolate WLL.071019.BEF.003 ecotype Adirondacks linkage group LG19, ASM2129224v1, whole genome shotgun sequence genomic window:
- the tcirg1b gene encoding T cell immune regulator 1, ATPase H+ transporting V0 subunit a3b isoform X2: MGSMFRSEEVCLVQLFLQSGSAYNCVSELGEQGLVEFRDLNPNVNSFQRKFVSEVRRCEELEKTFSFLEQEINRSMSPPLQGPLPPPCPMPLAPQPRELITIEEECERLARELKEVSRNRDSLRAQLTQLCQYRGVLTRTHSLTASQAPPPVLESQGLFDVRQDVHLSFVAGVVHPWKVPSFERLLWRACRGYIIVDFREMEDRLKHPDTGEMVQWTVFLISYWGDQIGQKVKKICDCFRTQTFAYPESTAEREDILQGLQGRIEDIKSVLSQTEAFLQQLLMRAVAVLPQWKVRVQKCKAVQMVLNLCSPSVTDKCLIAEAWCPTAKLPELQSALREGGRKSGSGVDSFYNRLPSSTPPPTLFPLNSFTAGFQNIVDAYGVASYREVNPAVYTIITFPFLFAVMFGDVGHGLLMTLAALWMVLEEKDPKLKNNTNEIWRMMFGGRYLILLMGLFSIYTGAIYNECFSRGLTTFSSAWHVRPMFEKNIWNSSVLAGNQYLSMDPVVSGVFTSPYPFGIDPIWGLSNNKLTFLNSYKMKMSVIIGVIHMTFGVCLSFFNYWHFGQIRSVFFVLIPELFFMVCLFGYLVFMVVFKWIAYTPAQSKIAPSILIHFIDMFLFADNPDNPPLYEGQTVVQTILVVLALCSVPVLLLGKPTCEYITFKKRRRQVEGDRRPLVTDDGSINTHQGEVEGGAAEEEEFDVADVFMHQAIHTIEYCLGCISNTASYLRLWALSLAHAQLSEVLWVMVMRLALRWQGYVGSVVLFVIFAFFAVLTICILLVMEGLSAFLHALRLHWVEFQNKFYSGTGYKLSPFSFSSLINASAAI, from the exons ATGGGCTCCATGTTTCGCAGTGAGGAGGTGTGCCTGGTGCAGCTCTTCCTTCAGTCCGGCTCGGCCTACAATTGTGTCAGTGAGCTGggagagcagggcctggttgaGTTCAGAGAC TTAAATCCTAACGTGAACTCCTTTCAGAGGAAGTTTGTCAGCGAGGTCAGGCGATGCGAGGAACTTGAGAAAACCTTTT CCTTCCTGGAGCAGGAGATCAATCGCTCCATGTCTCCACCCTTGCAGggtcccctccctcctccatgCCCGATGCCTCTCGCCCCTCAGCCCCGTGAACTCATCACCATAGAGGAGGAGTGCGAAAGGCTGGCCAGAGAGCTCAAAGAG GTGTCCAGGAACAGAGACAGCCTCCGGGCTCAGCTGACCCAGCTCTGTCAGTACCGAGGAGTCCTGACCAGGACGCACTCTCTCACAGCCTCACAG GCACCGCCACCTGTACTGGAAAGCCAAGGCCTGTTTGATGTTCGCCAAGATGTCCACCTCAG TTTTGTGGCAGGAGTTGTCCATCCTTGGAAGGTCCCTTCATTTGAACGGTTGTTGTGGCGGGCGTGTCGCGGTTATATCATCGTGGATTTTAGAGAAATGGAGGATCGGCTTAAGCATCCGGACACG GGGGAAATGGTGCAATGGACAGTGTTCCTCATTTCCTATTGGGGCGATCAGATTGGACAGAAAGTCAAGAAGATATGTGATTG CTTCCGCACACAGACATTTGCATACCCTGAGAGCACTGCTGAGAGAGAGGATATTCTCCAGGGACTTCAAGGCAGAATTGAAGATATTAAATCC GTGTTGTCGCAGACCGAGgccttcctgcagcagctgctgatgCGGGCGGTGGCTGTGCTGCCCCAGTGGAAGGTGCGGGTGCAGAAGTGTAAGGCAGTCCAGATGGTGTTGAATCTCTGCAGCCCCTCCGTCACTGACAAATGCCTGATCGCTGAGGCCTGGTGTCCCACTGCCAAGCTGCCGGAACTGCAAAGCGCtctgagagagggaggg AGGAAGAGCGGCAGCGGGGTCGACTCTTTCTACAACCGCCTGCCTTCCTCCACCCCTCCACCTACCCTCTTTCCCCTTAACTCTTTCACAGCTGGTTTCCAGAACATTGTAGATGCCTATGGAGTGGCCAGCTACCGTGAAGTCAATCCAG CGGTGTACACCATCATAACATTCCCCTTCCTGTTTGCTGTGATGTTTGGGGATGTGGGTCATGGTTTACTGATGACTCTGGCGGCCCTGTGGATGGTTCTTGAGGAGAAGGACCCCAAACTCAAGAACAACACTAATGAG ATCTGGAGGATGATGTTTGGAGGAAGGTATCTGATTCTGCTGATGGGACTGTTCTCTATCTACACGGGGGCCATTTACAACGAGTGCTTCAGCAGAGGCCTCACTACCTTCAGCTCAGCGTGGCACGTCCGCCCGATGTTCGAGAAGAACATATGGAA TTCATCGGTCCTGGCAGGGAACCAATACTTGTCCATGGATCCCGTTGTGTCTGGTGTTTTCACCAGCCCCTATCCATTTGGCATCGACCCA ATCTGGGGGCTGTCCAACAACAAACTAACTTTCCTCAACTCGTACAAGATGAAGATGTCCGTCATCATCGGTGTCATTCACATGACCTTTGGAGTCTGCTTGTCATTTTTCAACTACTG GCACTTTGGCCAGATACGCAGTGTGTTCTTTGTTCTGATCCCAGAGCTGTTCTTCATGGTGTGCCTGTTTGGCTACCTGGTGTTTATGGTGGTCTTCAAGTGGATCGCCTACACTCCCGCCCAGTCCAAAATCGCTCCCAGTATACTTATCCACTTCATAGACATGTTCCTCTTTGCAGACAACCCTGACAACCCCCCACTTTATGAAGGACAG ACTGTGGTGCAGACAATCCTGGTGGTGCTGGCGCTGTGTTCTGTCCCGGTCCTCCTGCTAGGGAAGCCCACATGTGAATACATCACATTCAAGAAAAGACGACGTCAAGTG GAGGGAGACAGACGTCCGCTGGTGACCGACGACGGCTCCATCAACACTCATCAgggggaggtggagggaggAGCTGCTGAAGAGGAG GAGTTTGATGTCGCAGACGTGTTCATGCATCAGGCCATCCACACCATTGAGTACTGCTTGGGCTGCATCTCCAACACCGCCTCTTACCTCCGACTCTGGGCTCTCAGTCTGGCACATGCAC AGCTGTCAGAGGTGCTGTGGGTGATGGTGATGCGTCTTGCACTGAGGTGGCAGGGCTATGTGGGATCTGTAGTCCTCTTTGTGATTTTTGCCTTCTTTGCTGTGTTGACCATCTGCATCCTGCTGGTTATGGAGGGACTCTCAGCTTTCCTGCATGCGCTGCGTCTGCACTG GGTGGAGTTTCAGAACAAGTTCTACAGTGGAACAGGCTACAAGCTCagccctttctctttctcatctCTGATCAATGCATCAGCTGCTATATGA
- the tcirg1b gene encoding T cell immune regulator 1, ATPase H+ transporting V0 subunit a3b isoform X1 yields the protein MDANYHFTVTGLAVGNLRRWTHTAMGSMFRSEEVCLVQLFLQSGSAYNCVSELGEQGLVEFRDLNPNVNSFQRKFVSEVRRCEELEKTFSFLEQEINRSMSPPLQGPLPPPCPMPLAPQPRELITIEEECERLARELKEVSRNRDSLRAQLTQLCQYRGVLTRTHSLTASQAPPPVLESQGLFDVRQDVHLSFVAGVVHPWKVPSFERLLWRACRGYIIVDFREMEDRLKHPDTGEMVQWTVFLISYWGDQIGQKVKKICDCFRTQTFAYPESTAEREDILQGLQGRIEDIKSVLSQTEAFLQQLLMRAVAVLPQWKVRVQKCKAVQMVLNLCSPSVTDKCLIAEAWCPTAKLPELQSALREGGRKSGSGVDSFYNRLPSSTPPPTLFPLNSFTAGFQNIVDAYGVASYREVNPAVYTIITFPFLFAVMFGDVGHGLLMTLAALWMVLEEKDPKLKNNTNEIWRMMFGGRYLILLMGLFSIYTGAIYNECFSRGLTTFSSAWHVRPMFEKNIWNSSVLAGNQYLSMDPVVSGVFTSPYPFGIDPIWGLSNNKLTFLNSYKMKMSVIIGVIHMTFGVCLSFFNYWHFGQIRSVFFVLIPELFFMVCLFGYLVFMVVFKWIAYTPAQSKIAPSILIHFIDMFLFADNPDNPPLYEGQTVVQTILVVLALCSVPVLLLGKPTCEYITFKKRRRQVEGDRRPLVTDDGSINTHQGEVEGGAAEEEEFDVADVFMHQAIHTIEYCLGCISNTASYLRLWALSLAHAQLSEVLWVMVMRLALRWQGYVGSVVLFVIFAFFAVLTICILLVMEGLSAFLHALRLHWVEFQNKFYSGTGYKLSPFSFSSLINASAAI from the exons ATGGACGCCAACTATCAC TTTACAGTCACCGGTCTGGCCGTCGGGAACTTACGGCGCTGGACGCACACAG CTATGGGCTCCATGTTTCGCAGTGAGGAGGTGTGCCTGGTGCAGCTCTTCCTTCAGTCCGGCTCGGCCTACAATTGTGTCAGTGAGCTGggagagcagggcctggttgaGTTCAGAGAC TTAAATCCTAACGTGAACTCCTTTCAGAGGAAGTTTGTCAGCGAGGTCAGGCGATGCGAGGAACTTGAGAAAACCTTTT CCTTCCTGGAGCAGGAGATCAATCGCTCCATGTCTCCACCCTTGCAGggtcccctccctcctccatgCCCGATGCCTCTCGCCCCTCAGCCCCGTGAACTCATCACCATAGAGGAGGAGTGCGAAAGGCTGGCCAGAGAGCTCAAAGAG GTGTCCAGGAACAGAGACAGCCTCCGGGCTCAGCTGACCCAGCTCTGTCAGTACCGAGGAGTCCTGACCAGGACGCACTCTCTCACAGCCTCACAG GCACCGCCACCTGTACTGGAAAGCCAAGGCCTGTTTGATGTTCGCCAAGATGTCCACCTCAG TTTTGTGGCAGGAGTTGTCCATCCTTGGAAGGTCCCTTCATTTGAACGGTTGTTGTGGCGGGCGTGTCGCGGTTATATCATCGTGGATTTTAGAGAAATGGAGGATCGGCTTAAGCATCCGGACACG GGGGAAATGGTGCAATGGACAGTGTTCCTCATTTCCTATTGGGGCGATCAGATTGGACAGAAAGTCAAGAAGATATGTGATTG CTTCCGCACACAGACATTTGCATACCCTGAGAGCACTGCTGAGAGAGAGGATATTCTCCAGGGACTTCAAGGCAGAATTGAAGATATTAAATCC GTGTTGTCGCAGACCGAGgccttcctgcagcagctgctgatgCGGGCGGTGGCTGTGCTGCCCCAGTGGAAGGTGCGGGTGCAGAAGTGTAAGGCAGTCCAGATGGTGTTGAATCTCTGCAGCCCCTCCGTCACTGACAAATGCCTGATCGCTGAGGCCTGGTGTCCCACTGCCAAGCTGCCGGAACTGCAAAGCGCtctgagagagggaggg AGGAAGAGCGGCAGCGGGGTCGACTCTTTCTACAACCGCCTGCCTTCCTCCACCCCTCCACCTACCCTCTTTCCCCTTAACTCTTTCACAGCTGGTTTCCAGAACATTGTAGATGCCTATGGAGTGGCCAGCTACCGTGAAGTCAATCCAG CGGTGTACACCATCATAACATTCCCCTTCCTGTTTGCTGTGATGTTTGGGGATGTGGGTCATGGTTTACTGATGACTCTGGCGGCCCTGTGGATGGTTCTTGAGGAGAAGGACCCCAAACTCAAGAACAACACTAATGAG ATCTGGAGGATGATGTTTGGAGGAAGGTATCTGATTCTGCTGATGGGACTGTTCTCTATCTACACGGGGGCCATTTACAACGAGTGCTTCAGCAGAGGCCTCACTACCTTCAGCTCAGCGTGGCACGTCCGCCCGATGTTCGAGAAGAACATATGGAA TTCATCGGTCCTGGCAGGGAACCAATACTTGTCCATGGATCCCGTTGTGTCTGGTGTTTTCACCAGCCCCTATCCATTTGGCATCGACCCA ATCTGGGGGCTGTCCAACAACAAACTAACTTTCCTCAACTCGTACAAGATGAAGATGTCCGTCATCATCGGTGTCATTCACATGACCTTTGGAGTCTGCTTGTCATTTTTCAACTACTG GCACTTTGGCCAGATACGCAGTGTGTTCTTTGTTCTGATCCCAGAGCTGTTCTTCATGGTGTGCCTGTTTGGCTACCTGGTGTTTATGGTGGTCTTCAAGTGGATCGCCTACACTCCCGCCCAGTCCAAAATCGCTCCCAGTATACTTATCCACTTCATAGACATGTTCCTCTTTGCAGACAACCCTGACAACCCCCCACTTTATGAAGGACAG ACTGTGGTGCAGACAATCCTGGTGGTGCTGGCGCTGTGTTCTGTCCCGGTCCTCCTGCTAGGGAAGCCCACATGTGAATACATCACATTCAAGAAAAGACGACGTCAAGTG GAGGGAGACAGACGTCCGCTGGTGACCGACGACGGCTCCATCAACACTCATCAgggggaggtggagggaggAGCTGCTGAAGAGGAG GAGTTTGATGTCGCAGACGTGTTCATGCATCAGGCCATCCACACCATTGAGTACTGCTTGGGCTGCATCTCCAACACCGCCTCTTACCTCCGACTCTGGGCTCTCAGTCTGGCACATGCAC AGCTGTCAGAGGTGCTGTGGGTGATGGTGATGCGTCTTGCACTGAGGTGGCAGGGCTATGTGGGATCTGTAGTCCTCTTTGTGATTTTTGCCTTCTTTGCTGTGTTGACCATCTGCATCCTGCTGGTTATGGAGGGACTCTCAGCTTTCCTGCATGCGCTGCGTCTGCACTG GGTGGAGTTTCAGAACAAGTTCTACAGTGGAACAGGCTACAAGCTCagccctttctctttctcatctCTGATCAATGCATCAGCTGCTATATGA
- the mrpl18 gene encoding 39S ribosomal protein L18, mitochondrial isoform X1: MLSECQRWRSTCHAEEEMALSGISRSVRLLSGQIQRCRPVVATNQTARCLNQAASQPEPSAEDNEAVNPTFINRNPRNLEQMALAVKDRGWKTTWPHREFYHRLEFSRTQHHVTAQVFSSSSPVPVVSCSTKEWAVKKELASTSCVAACQAVGEVLAHRCQQAGITRMVYRAIPWTYRSDAVQSFRAAMKEGGITLSEPRRKYVST; this comes from the exons ATGTTGTCTGAATGTCAAAGATGGCGCTCCACATGTCACG CTGAGGAGGAGATGGCTTTGAGCGGAATAAGTCGCAGTGTGCGGCTGTTGTCAGGTCAAATTCAACGGTGTCGTCCTGTTGTGGCTACAAACCAGACAG CTCGGTGTCTGAATCAGGCAGCCTCTCAGCCGGAGCCCAGCGCTGAGGACAATGAAGCCGTGAACCCGACCTTTATAAACAGAAACCCCCGGAACCTGGAGCAGATGGCTCTGGCTGTGAAGGACCGGGGCTGGAAGACGACCTGGCCCCACCGGGAGTTCTACCACAG GTTGGAGTTTTCTCGCACCCAGCACCATGTGACTGCACAGGTGTTCTCCAGCAGCTCTCCTGTCCCGGTGGTTTCCTGTTCAACCAAGGAGTGGGCTGTAAAGAAGGAGCTGGCTTCCACAAGCTGTGTGGCGGCGTGTCAGGCCGTGGGCGAGGTGCTGGCACATCGATGCCAGCAGGCTGGAATCACTAGGATGGTGTACAGGGCGATCCCTTGGACGTACCGCTCCGATGCT GTTCAGTCTTTCAGAGCAGCAATGAAAGAGGGAGGAATCACCCTCAGTGAGCCCAGAAGGAAATACGTCAGTACCTGA
- the mrpl18 gene encoding 39S ribosomal protein L18, mitochondrial isoform X2 — protein sequence MTEEEMALSGISRSVRLLSGQIQRCRPVVATNQTARCLNQAASQPEPSAEDNEAVNPTFINRNPRNLEQMALAVKDRGWKTTWPHREFYHRLEFSRTQHHVTAQVFSSSSPVPVVSCSTKEWAVKKELASTSCVAACQAVGEVLAHRCQQAGITRMVYRAIPWTYRSDAVQSFRAAMKEGGITLSEPRRKYVST from the exons ATGA CTGAGGAGGAGATGGCTTTGAGCGGAATAAGTCGCAGTGTGCGGCTGTTGTCAGGTCAAATTCAACGGTGTCGTCCTGTTGTGGCTACAAACCAGACAG CTCGGTGTCTGAATCAGGCAGCCTCTCAGCCGGAGCCCAGCGCTGAGGACAATGAAGCCGTGAACCCGACCTTTATAAACAGAAACCCCCGGAACCTGGAGCAGATGGCTCTGGCTGTGAAGGACCGGGGCTGGAAGACGACCTGGCCCCACCGGGAGTTCTACCACAG GTTGGAGTTTTCTCGCACCCAGCACCATGTGACTGCACAGGTGTTCTCCAGCAGCTCTCCTGTCCCGGTGGTTTCCTGTTCAACCAAGGAGTGGGCTGTAAAGAAGGAGCTGGCTTCCACAAGCTGTGTGGCGGCGTGTCAGGCCGTGGGCGAGGTGCTGGCACATCGATGCCAGCAGGCTGGAATCACTAGGATGGTGTACAGGGCGATCCCTTGGACGTACCGCTCCGATGCT GTTCAGTCTTTCAGAGCAGCAATGAAAGAGGGAGGAATCACCCTCAGTGAGCCCAGAAGGAAATACGTCAGTACCTGA
- the si:ch211-203d1.3 gene encoding protein phosphatase Slingshot homolog 3 translates to MALLTLHRLPSISTAPDETLQRRGRLQKRESFALVKGAVLLLEDGEGGGLNLETDPAPTSSIKGGRSSDRRHRQLHAMVELLRPEDTIKLAVQLESVSSVRVRYLIIVSTLGSKQESILLGMDFPSSDSDQCTIGLVLPIWSDTQVYLDGDGGFSVTSAERTRIFKPVSMQTMWSVLQVLHGCCERAVKAVVIPGNGLEWAQHYYKHIESDRFCINEWEAMNDLESVRRNSSGPSSADRISNERLIKEHLRDIMRTEDLDNLTSKMVHSALETRIGFDMRPFNEYIDNEILVTMAQMDKPSKIFDYLYLGSEWNAANFEELQKNNVGYILNVTREIDNFFPESFTYMNIRVYDVEATDLLSHWPDTYNFINTARKSGQAVLVHCKMGVSRSASTVIAYAMKQQHWSLDVALAYTRDRRSIVKPNEGFMKQLQTYNGILNASQQRHSALWRRMSRDQRQKSLRKEEGGEGAKAEEEEEDYEDLDDELDDYEDEMSSDEKEDPVEHAEVFEEPTPDSDTTQGPEKTEPPDINPIITVNEPDKVASSVNRSGRMNLFSLMQSISELDDVVDKGQIPGSPRRSPGQRRHSLARRGLIHQRECVDVSPEPRSLQDAGQSKT, encoded by the exons ATGGCTCTGTTGACCCTGCATAGACTCCCATCCATCTCCACCGCTCCA gATGAAACACTCCAGAGAAGAGGGAGACTTCAGAAAAG GGAGAGCTTTGCGCTGGTGAAGGGGGCAGTCCTTCTGCTGGAAGATGGCGAGGGAGGGGGGCTTAATCTGGAGACCGATCCCGCTCCAACTTCTTCGATAAAGGGCGGCAGATCGTCAGACAGACGGCACAGACAGCTTCATGCCATGGTTGAACTGCTCAGACCAGAAGATACCATCAAGCTG GCGGTGCAGTTGGAGTCCGTCAGCTCGGTCAGAGTCAGGTATCTGATCATTGTCTCCACCCTCGGCAGCAAACAGGAGAGCATCCTGCTGGGCATGGATTTCCCCAGctcagacag TGATCAGTGCACCATCGGTCTGGTTCTGCCGATATGGAGCGACACACAGGTGTATCTGGACGGAGATGG TGGTTTCAGCGTGACCTCAGCTGAACGGACCAGAATATTTAAGCCTGTTTCCATGCAGACGATGTG GTCAGTGCTACAGGTGTTGCATGGCTGCTGTGAGCGGGCAGTCAAGGCAGTGGTGATCCCTGGCAATGGCCTGGAGTGGGCCCAGCACTACTACAAGCACATCGAGTCGGACCGCTTCTGCATCAACGAGTGGGAGGCCATGAACGACTTGGAGTCAGTCCGCAGGAACAGTAGTGGACCTAG CTCTGCAGACAGAATTTCCAACGAGCGGCTGATCAAAGAGCACCTGAGAGACATCATGAGGACTGAAGACCTGGACAACCTCACGTCTAAAATG GTACACTCTGCCCTGGAGACCAGGATAGGCTTTGACATGAGACCCTTTAATGAGTACATTGACAACGAGATCCTGGTCACCATGGCTCAGATGGACAAACCCTCCAAAATATTTGACTACCTTTACTTG GGCTCTGAGTGGAATGCAGCTAACTTTGAGGAGCTGCAGAAAAACAA cgtGGGCTACATTCTGAATGTGACGAGGGAGATTGACAACTTCTTCCCAGAATCCTTCACTTACATGAACATCAGAGTGTACGATGTGGAGGCCACCGACCTTCTTTCTCACTGGCCAGACACATACAACTTTATCAACACTGCAAG GAAGAGTGGACAGGCGGTGTTGGTGCACTGCAAGATGGGCGTTTCTCGTTCTGCGTCCACAGTGATCGCATATGCCATGAAGCAGCAGCACTGGTCACTGGATGTGGCGTTGGCCTACACGAGGGATCGCCGCTCCATCGTCAAGCCAAACGAGGGCTTCATGAAGCAGCTCCAGACCTACAACGGCATCCTCAACGCAAG TCAGCAGCGTCACAGCGCCCTCTGGAGGCGAATGTCGAGAGACCAAAGACAAAAGTCACTACgcaaggaggagggaggggaaggagccaaggcagaagaggaagaggaggactaTGAGGACCTTGACGATGAGCTGGATGATTATGAGGATGAAATGAGTTCAGATGAAAAAGAGGATCCAGTGGAGCACGCAGAG GTGTTTGAAGAGCCCACCCCCGACTCTGATACCACCCAGGGACCCGAGAAGACAGAACCACCAGACATCAATCCTATTATCACAGTAAATGAACCAGACAAG GTTGCTTCGAGTGTTAATCGCAGTGGCAGGATGAACCTTTTCTCCCTCATGCAGTCCATTAGTGAACTAGATGATGTGGTGGATAAAGGACAG ATACCTGGCAGTCCGAGGCGGTCTCCGGGGCAGCGGAGGCATAGCCTGGCACGACGGGGGCTGATTCACCAGAGAGAGTGTGTGGATGTTTCACCTGAACCACGAAGCCTGCAGGACGCCGGTCAAAGCAAAACCTAA